From Arachis stenosperma cultivar V10309 chromosome 2, arast.V10309.gnm1.PFL2, whole genome shotgun sequence, one genomic window encodes:
- the LOC130961661 gene encoding FRIGIDA-like protein 3 encodes MEDTDSVATLIDSTSSKIKQLQKAFAELESYRAVTLNLKWKELEEHFHGLEKSLKRRFHELEDQEKEFENKVVKSREILEKREATVCAKEQASLQKLQDKRDAAVFAIFNAREKHRKVSSKDLDIFPGGRQRTPGVVEKPVDSVSTPAEGNLEDVKLSPEGGNVDLLSYPELVKLCKEMDARGLHKFISDNRKNLAAIRDEIPHALGAAPNAACLVLDSLEGFYCAEASNQDVKKDANLLGLRRTCIMLMECLYVFLNNSDGVSNELLEDIKDRAKAVAEEWKPRLDALDADAGNGNSLEAHAFLQLLASFDIASDFNEEEFSRFIPMVSRRRQTADLCRCLGLSEKMPGVIEVLVNSGRQIDAVNLSFAFNLTEQFSPTDLLKSYLKDAKKAASPSRCVNSSPTTQVEVNERELVALKSIIKCIEEHKLEEQYPLDPLMKRVVQLEKAKADKKRETEATKPQPKRPRANGVGYGPRVSNFPSDKASYPRAADRYPHYVFDRPYVYPGPTDNHCPPLMGSTTYNFTPSHGNYFGNGYQYQPTYLH; translated from the exons ATGGAAGACACGGATTCAGTTGCTACACTGATAGATTCAACAAGTTCTAAGATAAAACAGCTCCAAAAGGCATTTGCTGAACTTGAAAGCTATCGAGCTGTTACACTTAACTTGAAATGGAAAGAGCTCGAGGAACATTTCCATGGACTTGAGAAATCGTTGAAGAGACGCTTTCATGAATTGGAGGACCAAGAGAAAGAGTTTGAAAACAAAGTGGTGAAGTCTCGTGAAATATTGGAGAAGCGGGAAGCGACTGTTTGTGCCAAGGAGCAAGCTTCTTTGCAGAAACTTCAAGATAAAAGAGATGCTGCTGTATTTGCCATTTTTAACGCCCGAGAAAAGCACAGGAAGGTTTCATCAAAAGATCTGGACATTTTCCCCGGTGGGAGACAACGGACACCTGGAGTGGTGGAGAAACCAGTGGATTCTGTTTCCACACCTGCTGAAGGTAACTTGGAAGATGTAAAGCTTTCTCCTGAAGGTGGAAATGTGGATCTATTATCTTATCCAGAGTTGGTAAAGCTATGTAAAGAAATGGATGCTAGAGGTCTTCACAAATTCATATCTGATAACCGTAAGAATCTTGCTGCTATAAGGGATGAAATACCACATGCATTAGGAGCTGCTCCTAATGCTGCCTGTTTAGTTTTAGATTCTTTGGAAGGATTTTACTGTGCAGAAGCTTCAAATCAGGATGTAAAGAAGGATGCTAACTTATTGGGCCTTCGTCGAACCTGTATCATGTTGATGGAATGTTTGTACGTTTTCTTGAACAACTCAGATGGTGTCTCTAATGAACTTTTAGAAGATATCAAGGACAGGGCAAAAGCAGTTGCTGAAGAGTGGAAACCCAGATTGGATGCTCTAGATGCGGATGCTGGCAATGGGAATTCCTTAGAGGCTCATGCATTTTTGCAACTTCTAGCAAGTTTTGATATTGCCTCTGATTTTAATGAGGAGGAGTTTTCCAGGTTCATTCCAATGGTTTCTCGGCGTCGCCAAACTGCTGATTTGTGCCGTTGCCTTGGGTTGTCTGAGAAAATGCCTG GCGTAATTGAAGTATTGGTGAACAGCGGGCGGCAAATTGATGCAGTTAATTTGTCTTTTGCATTCAATCTTACGGAACAGTTTTCTCCCACGGATTTATTGAAGTCTTACTTGAAGGATGCCAAAAAAGCTGCATCTCCTTCCAGATGTGTTAACTCATCTCCCACTACACAG GTTGAGGTTAATGAGCGAGAACTGGTTGCCCTTAAGTCCATAATCAAGTGCATCGAAGAACATAAACTCGAGGAGCAGTATCCTCTAGATCCTCTCATGAAACGGGTGGTCCAACTCGAGAAGGCCAAAGCAGACAAGAAGAGGGAAACTGAAGCAACAAAGCCTCAACCGAAGAGACCCCGTGCTAATGGTGTGGGATATGGTCCGCGTGTTTCTAACTTCCCTTCTGACAAAGCCTCCTATCCTAGAGCTGCTGACAGGTACCCACATT
- the LOC130960900 gene encoding FRIGIDA-like protein 3 has product MEDPESVATLIDSTTSKIQQLQKAFAELESYRAVTLNLKWKELEEHFHGLEKSLKRRFHELEDQEKEFENKVVKSREMLEKREAAVFAKEQASLEKLQEKRDDALFAIVNAREKHRKVSSKESAIVSSVSQGALGVEEKPVEAASVAGEGNFGDMKWNVELMTYPELVKLCKEMDAGGLHKFISDNRKNLAAVREEILHALRVAPNAARLVLDSLEGFYCTELSNQDVKKDANLLGLRRTCIMLMECLSAFLANSDFASNVISEDIKERAKAVAEDWKPRLEALDMDASNGNSLEAHAFLQLIASFGIASDFDVDELSRLIPMVSRRRQTADLCRSLGLSDKMPGVIEVLANIGRQIDAVNLAFAFDLTGQFLPVPLLKSYLKDSRKVSSPVRSVNSSPAAQIEVNERELVALKAVIKCIEEHKLEEQYPLDPLQKRVLQLERAKADKKRETEATKPQPKRPRANGVGYGPRVTNFPSDKTSYARVADRYPPQYVYDRPYMYPAPTDNHCPPLFGSATYNISPSHGNYFGNGYQYQATYLH; this is encoded by the exons ATGGAAGACCCTGAGTCAGTTGCCACACTGATAGATTCTACAACTTCTAAGATACAACAGCTCCAGAAGGCCTTTGCTGAACTTGAAAGCTATCGAGCTGTCACGCTCAACTTGAAATGGAAAGAGCTTGAGGAGCATTTTCATGGTCTTGAGAAGTCCCTGAAGAGGCGTTTTCATGAATTGGAGGACCAAGAGAAAGAGTTTGAGAACAAAGTGGTGAAATCTCGGGAAATGCTGGAGAAGCGCGAAGCTGCTGTATTTGCCAAGGAGCAAGCTTCTTTGGAGAAACTTCAAGAGAAAAGAGATGATGCTTTATTCGCTATTGTTAATGCCCGAGAAAAGCACAGGAAGGTTTCATCAAAAGAATCAGCTATTGTCTCTAGTGTGAGTCAGGGGGCACTGGGAGTGGAGGAAAAACCAGTGGAAGCTGCATCTGTTGCGGGGGAAGGGAACTTTGGAGATATGAAATGGAACGTGGAACTTATGACCTATCCAGAGTTGGTTAAACTGTGTAAAGAGATGGATGCTGGAGGTCTTCACAAATTCATCTCGGATAATCGTAAGAACCTTGCTGCTGTAAGGGAGGAAATACTACATGCATTACGAGTTGCCCCTAATGCTGCCCGTTTAGTCCTGGATTCTCTGGAAGGGTTTTACTGTACAGAACTGTCAAATCAGGATGTAAAGAAGGATGCTAACTTGTTGGGTCTTCGTCGAACCTGTATCATGCTGATGGAATGTCTAAGTGCTTTCTTGGCCAACTCAGATTTCGCTTCTAATGTAATTTCAGAAGATATCAAAGAGAGGGCAAAGGCAGTTGCTGAAGACTGGAAGCCTAGATTGGAGGCTCTTGACATGGATGCCAGCAATGGGAATTCCTTGGAGGCTCATGCCTTTTTGCAACTTATTGCCAGCTTTGGTATTGCCTCTGATTTTGATGTTGATGAGTTATCCAGGCTAATTCCAATGGTGTCTCGCCGTCGCCAAACCGCTGATTTATGCCGCAGCCTTGGGTTATCAGACAAGATGCCTg GTGTAATTGAAGTTTTGGCGAATATTGGGCGACAAATTGATGCAGTTAACCTGGCTTTTGCATTTGATCTTACAGGACAGTTTTTGCCAGTTCCTTTACTGAAATCTTACTTAAAAGATTCCAGAAAAGTTTCTTCACCAGTCAGAAGTGTTAACTCTTCTCCTGCTGCACAG ATTGAGGTTAACGAGCGAGAGCTAGTTGCTCTTAAGGCTGTAATCAAGTGCATTGAAGAGCATAAACTTGAAGAGCAGTATCCTCTTGACCCTCTTCAGAAGCGAGTTCTTCAACTAGAGAGGGCCAAAGCGGACAAGAAGAGGGAAACTGAAGCTACAAAGCCTCAACCTAAGAGACCCCGTGCCAATGGCGTGGGATATGGTCCCCGAGTTACTAACTTCCCTTCTGACAAAACCTCCTATGCTAGAGTTGCTGACAGGTACCCACCACAGTATGTTTATGACCGACCTTACATGTATCCTGCACCAACTGACAATCATTGTCCTCCTCTCTTCGGTTCTGCCACGTATAACATCTCTCCTAGCCATGGAAACTACTTTGGAAATGGGTATCAGTATCAAGCTACATATCTCCACTAA